AGTGGACATTGAGtggagattgttttgtcaaccgctgtttccaaagtcaagaatgaactgtCGAGCAGCAGACATGGATGAGATGTACAAACACAAGGAAAAATAGTAACCGTATTGTACAGTATACGCATTTCACTGACACtcgactggttggcggaggcatacagcCACGAGGCGGTAGGCCTTATTCTAgttgtgtacatactgtataatgataaagtttttgttttattttgtagatcTTAGGTTTCGGTGTAGCTCTGCTGGACGGGGTGGATCCTAATCCTACAAACTTTGTTGGAGCTGGAGTCATTCACACTAAGAACACTCAGGTGGGCTGCCTCCTCAGACTGGAGCCCAACCCACAAGCCGaggtaaagacacacacacactcactcatccTTGTATTGAACCATCATATAGCCTGTGTaactgtgtgcgtgtgcgtgtgtgtgttttctattcAGATGTACCGTCTCACCCTCCGGACCAGCAGGGAGTCTGTGTCTCAGAGACTGTGTGATCTGCTCTCTGACCAGTTTTAGTCTCAGCACAGCACCAGCATTTCAACACCTTCACTCTCCTAGTCTCTCTTTAGATAGGACCTGATGTATTGTACAGtgtaaattcttttttttttttattattatttgcctTACTCCACATGTAAATgaattgaaatgtatttttcacaCATAGCTTTACTAATATATCACTGCTTTAAACCCGCCTTGTGTACTCAACGCTGAGCGCCTTCGCCGACATGTTGGCAGAGTTCTGAACAGTTTTGAAATGGTGTGTTTTCGGAGCTTGGGTACTGCCTTTTTCTATCCAAACATTCAGTTTGGAAGCATTATTGAGAATGAGGTGGTTGAAAATGTCATTAAGATCCCAAGTTTACCAATGATCTCAACAATGATTTCAGTTGTTCTTATAGCCTTTCTATGAGACATGTATTCTTGTAGTGCTCCAAAGAAATATTGCACACAACCGGGAAGCTTTCCTCGACTTCTCACCCCGTTTTGCACTCGTTAGGTAAAACATTTAGATCCCATTAATTAGagctacggaagccctgagaagcatgtgagaaaaaacaaatctggTGATCTATTTTCTAAGTCtaatctaaattgttttctctcccgtGTTAAGGAAAAACTAACTTTTgcaggataatctttctaagttccttaattattatttttttcatctatgaaagaggtgggaaaaaaatgttttgccaggataatttttctgtttgtcattgtaatactcattttggcCACCAGAGGCTGAAGTACCAACACTactccatgttctaaataggactaaaagcattcatgttttcttaagggctgtcagttgattaaaatagttaatcgcgattaatcacaaattttgtatctgttcaaaagtcaagtatttaatacccttattaacatgggagtgttaataaatatatatatttattattggaaatcaataaatacacgtctgtaaaggggagactcatgggtacccatagaactcattttcattcacatatcttgaggtcagaggtcaagggacccctttgaaaatggccatgacagttttttcctcgccaaagtttgaagcgttatttaacctccttcgccaCATGCTGGTATTACCAggttggtaccactggattccttaggttctttctagtttcttatgatgccagtatcttagTACtctaagaaattagtggcattaaaacaaatttgagtaaacgcgttatcacgttaactttgacagccctagttttcttcaaggtgagttttattttacaCAGCTTGCCAACACGTATTATGTGCCTCATTTTTACAGTGCATTAAAACTCAgacaaaagattttttttcacctgtttcaCAGATAGAAAATTTCTTTTAAGGAACTTAGAAAGATTATTCAGGCAAAGCTgcttttttcacctgttcttaagtcataaacagaggagagaaaacaatttagatcagacttgatttctcacttgcctctcagggcttccgtacagAGAGATTTAGATGAGAGGACATTTACTTCAATGTCAGATTTCTTACTTATTTCACCAATTTTACACGTCTGACATCTCAGGAGGAAAAGCAAAgctttacattgtggtatttttgAGCAGATAATAGACTTTGGATGCTACAATTTTTGTTCTGTGGTGGGAATCTTTGAGCTACATTGTCCGTAACGTTTACACATAGAATTCAGGCGCTCCaataaaatggcaaaaaaacatAACACTAGGTAGCAAAAGGATATCAATTTCTGATATTTATGAAATCCATCATCTGATTTCTTTATCTCCACACAGTTGTGCCTGTGAACTTTTGTTACTCTTTCAACAGCAGCCTTCAAATAGACTAAAAGATGTATATGTATAGTCTAAAGCACTGCCACACTGTCACACTACTAtcacctaaatgcatttattcacAGAACACTGCCAAACTGgtaatatttctatatttcaaTATCATACgatgtattttctgtttttataaaatgtacttTTACCATAATCCTTGATGGCATATTTGATGCTCAGCATAAAGACTCGCTTTGTCTGAAGAAATCTCCCTACCGCCGCCTCTAAAGCAGCGTACAAACGACAAGCTGTGGTTTTAAAAAGGGGGTTATGTGTGACAgcaagactccaggaagtcattGTGCCCGGCAAATAGAAATAGTCATGACCCCCCATAAAACCGTCTGTtgactgtagcttcatatttaacagacaaactattcttttaaagaGCTTTCATTCAGAAATATTGATGAAAATTAACAAGACTGTAAGAATAAAATGTAAAGAATGTAAGAATAAATCTTTGTAGATTGTGTTAAAAGGGTTTTGGCCGATTCATGAATAAGGGTATCTGGACCTGAGAAGCTTTACTGTGATGTTACCATGTTTTAACCCATAACCATTCATCCATTTATGTCTTGTAGGATATAATAATCATATCTGTGCCGTCTGTTGTTCAGCAGcttatagagtgctacaggaatgagtcctaaaacacagaaatgagtttgcattttagcacttctggttccctcgtctggaagtcaatgggtttttttaatTGGTTTTTAGTTCGATGCATGAAATAAggtcttattttctgcaataatccaaaaccaaaagGAACAATCCAATTGGCTTTCTgccgagggaaccagggcgatgcttatttcctggttggcctacaaaaaggcgtcatccctggagcactctaatTTCAAGAAAACAAATTAGGGGAGGtgcaactgtgttttttttatgaatgtcAAGGGAGGAAATTTCAtatattttaacaataaatagaACAAAGTATAGCTGTGAATGACCACTTGACAACAAGCACTGATGTTCTTTCCATCCTGCTTTGGATACAGTACCACGGAAAGGTCCAATGAATACATGTTTAATGTCAGAGGTGTTACTcggacggacaaaccaaacaaaataTTGGACTTTTATTAGCTAGGTTGCTGGAAACACGACTCCAATGAAAAGCTGATGTTGCTCAGAATTAGCCGGATGTGTAATGAAGCTACTGTTAGCTAACAAATTTGCAATTTGTTTGGGTCTTTATAAGGTGattatgtcaatgttgtgtttacagctagtttccaaaaaaacaaacagttaatGCAGTTTTTAAAGCAGCTACGGgtcttgttttcatatttttgtcCGGTATTGCTCACATTAATGGTTTACCCCAGGGTCCAAATTGGGCCACCAAAATACAAGCCACAGATGGCTTTTCATCTAGTCCAATCTTAACCAGTTACCAGCCTCACGGTCTCTGCCATGAACCTAATTCGGgtaataagtaagggataatgtacagcgagccggtcattattgtgaaataaacccactagctgtacattatcccgcttatgacacggctacttacttaagaaatcaataatttgacacaaaaacggtccgccagagtccgacatcagaactgctgccatagcaacggtctgttatacatagcaacggtctgttatagagaaataacagaccgtagaacgctgggATCGACCATTCAGAATctagtattcaacaaagccgtgtaataatattgTATTTGTTCACCTTCACTTAAATCTAGATGCAATTTAGGCTGCTTTTGTCAACAATTGGTGTTTTGGATATATTTTGAAAACAATATTACCAAACAAGCTGCCATTTTATGGtcaaaaacacagatacaaTATTCAGTAAACTTTGTTGTGTTCACTCATATCATTGactcatttaatttgagaaatatttgattgGCATGAGTTGTATTCAGTGGTGGTTAGGGATAAGGGAGGTACTTACCTTAACGTCCTCATCGGTGACATTGAAATGAGAATTTGTGTATTTGATTGTCTGACTGCACTCTTTGCAGGTTGCGATAACCTGTTAATCTAACATTTATCTTTGGTTATTTGATGCAGATATGAAGCTTTGTATGCTCatgatgtgttttctattgCACATGTAATATGGTTTTGCTGGCATTGATGATTTTGGCTGTTTTTGTATTGAATTGGGTGTTTTTTTAAGTTGTGATTGGGCTGGAAACTGTCACTCTGATGTGGCAACACTTCTCACTGGACTGTAACGTAAAGCGGTGTTCAAGTGGAGCACAAGGCAACTATACTGCAGATATTTGGGCCTAAACCATGACATTAATACCTAGTTTGGTTCCTTGGTATAATCCAGCACACACTCAGTGCTTACTGTCAGTTACCGTACCATTATAAACTTTACAAATTGTGACAAtgctgatgtgttttttgtgtgcctTCTATTCTAACAAGTGTTCGGTCTCTGTGCCAGACGGCTGGATATCTTGTTGCTATTTAAATGTAATGTCATTTCAACATCCAAAagttgtttttagaaataaaaaaaatcagccttgtaaacaaattaaaacatatttttgcttTCTTATAAATGGAAAAAGATTAATTAGATTtcttctgtggaaccagctcccagtttcagtccggtaGGCAGACACCCTCTCCACATGTAAGAGTAGGCTTAAGACtttcagtgttgccagatcttgTGAGAGAAACAAGCCTTCTCTGAATCATTGAGGTGTTCATTTGCAAACAGACGGGCCTGTACATGTGCATTCTTGAGTAGGGGGACATTGCGGGCGCTGCAGGATTTTAATCCATTACGGCGTAGTGTGTTACCAATGGTTTTCTTGGTGATTGTGGTCCCAGCTGTCTTGCGATCTTCAGCACCAACTGAAGCAGCATGGCCacagccatatatatatataaatatatatattgttcatCAACCTATAAAATGTGAACCTCTAAGCAATGACTGTCAATGTGACAATGAGACACACTGTTCTGCCACCTAGAGGCGAAATTAAAACCAGCTGTCAGAGAATGAAGAAGCTGGCAGATTTATCTACTgttactatactgtatgtattatgAAAGGTTTAAATACTTACCCTATACaaacaaagaataaataaaataaaataaataaatatatatatatataatttatatagaaaaaaaatatttatataattatatatatatataattatatatatatatttttatatatatatatttatttattttattttataaaatgtttgaaaaagaaaTTGAGAAATGTTCGAATAAAAGTTtgaaatatgtccgaaaaaaaagtctgaaaaagatttccccaaaaaaagtctaaacaatgtctgaaaaacgttaaaaataaaaaaaagtatgaaaaaaagaccgtaaaaaaaaatgtctgaaaaaaaaggtttgaaaaatattgggaaaaaaaagtatgaaaaaatgtccgtaaaaagaaagtttggaaaatgtctgaaaaaaaaagtttgaaaaatgttggaaaaaaaagtctaaacactgtctgaaaaaggtaaaaaaaaaaaaaaaaaaagaaaagtctgaaaaatgtctgaaaacatttttggaaaaaaagtctcaaaaatgtctggaaaaaatgtttaaaaaatgttggaaaaaaaagtctaaacaatgtctgaaaaaagtttgaaaaaaaaagtatgaaaaaatgtctgaaaaaaaagtttgaaaaatgttggaaaaaagtctaaacaatgtctgaaaaaggtaaaaaaaaaaaaaagtctgaaaaatgttggaaaaaagtatgaaaaaaagactgacaaaagtctaaacaatgtttgaaaaaggtaaaataaaaatataaaaaatatccgtgaaaaatgttggaaaaaaagtaaaaaaaaaaaagtctgaaaacatttttgacaaatgttggaaaaaaagtctgaaaactgttggaaaaaaatgtgtggaaaaatgtccataaataaaaaagtctgaaaacatttttgaaaaatgttggaaaaaaagtctgaaaaacaaagtctgaaaaaagtatgaaaaaatgtctgaaaaaaaagtatgaaaaataaacaaagaataaataaaataaaataaatgaatatatatatatatataatttatatagaaaaaaaatatttagataattatatatatatataattatatatatatatatatatatttttatatatatatatttatttattttattttataaaatgtttgaaaaagaaaTTGAGAAATGTTCGAATAAAAGTTtgaaatatgtccgaaaaaaaagtctgaaaaagatttccccaaaaaaagtctaaacaatatctgaaaaacgttaaaaataaaaaaaagtatgaaaaaatgtccgtaaaaaaaaatgtctgaaaaaaaaggtttgaaaaatattgggaaaaaaaagtatgaaaaaatgtccgtaaaaagaaagtttggaaaatgtctgaaaaaaaaagtttgaaaaatgttggaaaaaaaagtctaaacactgtctgaaaaaggttaaaaaaaaaaaaaaaagtctgaacacatttttgaaaaatgttgagaaaaaaaagtctgaaaaatgtagtctaaaaaatgtctgaaaaaggtaaaaaaaaaaaaaaaaaaagaaaagtgaaaaatgtctgaaaacatttttggaaaaaaagtctcaaaaatgtctggaaaaaatgtttaaaaaatgttggaaaaaaaagtctaaacaatgtctgaaaaaagtttgaaaaaaaaagtaagaaaaaatgtctgaaaaaaaagtttgaaaaatgttggaaaaaagtctaaacaatgtctgaaaaaggtaaaaaaaaaaaaagtctgaaaaatgttggaaaaaagtatgaaaaaaagactgacaaaagtctaaacaatgtttgaaaaaggtaaaataaaaatataaaaaatatccgtgaaaaatgttggaaaaaaagtaaaaaaaaaaaagtctgaaaacatttttgacaaatgttggaaaaaaagtctgaaaactgttggaaaaaaatgtgtggaaaaatgtccataaataaaaaagtctgaaaacatttttgaaaaatgttggaaaaaaagtctgaaaaacaaagtctgaaaaaagtatgaaaaaatgtctgaaaaaaaagtatgaaaaataaacaaagaataaataaaataaaataaataaatatatatatatatataatttatatagaaaaaaaatatttatataattatatatatatataattatatatatatatttttatatatatatatttatttattttattttataaaatgtttgaaaaaaaattgagaAATGTTCGAATAAAAGTTtgaaatatgtccgaaaaaaaagtctgaaaaagatttccccaaaaaaagtctaaacaatgtctgaaaaacgttaaaaataaaaaaaagtatgaaaaaatgtccgtaaaaaaaaatgtctgaaaaaaaaggtttgaaaaatattgggaaaaaaaagtatgaaaaaatgtccgtaaaaagaaagtttggaaaatgtctgaaaaaaaaagtttgaaaaatgttggaaaaaaaagtctaaacactgtctgaaaaaggtaaaaaaaaagaaaagtctgaaaaatgtctgaaaacatttttggaaaaaaagtctcaaaaatgtctggaaaaaatgtttaaaaaatgttggaaaaaaaagtctaaacaatgtctgaaaaaaatttgaaaaaagaagtatgaaaaaatgtctgaaaaaaaagtttgaaaaatgttggaaaaaagtatgaaaaaaagactgacaaaagtctaaacaatgtttgaaaaaggtaaaataaaaatataaaaaatatccgtgaaaaatgttggaaaaaaagtaaaaaaaaaaaagtctgaaaacatttttgacaaatgttggaaaaaaagtctgaaaactgttggaaaaaaatgtgtggaaaaatgtccataaataaaaaagtctgaaaacatttttgaaaaatgttggaaaaaaagtctgaaaaacaaagtctgaaaaaagtatgaaaaaatgtccgtaaaaaaaaatcagaaaaatgtctgaaaaaaaagtatgaaaaataaacaaagaataaataaaataaatatatatatatatataatttatatagaaaaaaaatatttatataattatatatatatataattatatatatatataattatatatatatatatttttatatatatatatttatttattttattttataaaatgtttgaaaaagaaaTTGAGAAATGTTCGAATAAAAGTTtgaaatatgtccgaaaaaaaagtctgaaaaagatttccccaaaaaaagtctaaacaatgtctgaaaaacgttaaaaataaaaaaaagtatgaaaaaatgtccgtaaaaaaaaatgtgaaaaatgttggaaaaaagtctaaacaatgtctgaaaaaggtaaaaaaaaaaaagtctgaaaaatgttggaaaaaagtatgaaaaaaagactgacaaaagtatgaaaaaatgtccgtaaaaaaaaatctgaaaaatgtagtctaaaaaatgtctggaaaaaaaaagtatgaaaaaatatccgtgaaaaatgttggaaaaaaagtctaaacaatgtctgaaaaaagtttgaaaaaaaaagtatgaaaaaatgtctgaaaaaatgtccgtaaaaataaaatctgaaaaatgtagtctaaaaaatgtctgagaaaaaagtttgaaaaaagtctaaacaatgtctgaaaaaggtaaaaaaaaaaaaaaagtctgaaaaatgtctgaaaacatttttgaaaaaaaagtctaaacaatgcctgaaaaaggttaaaaaaaaaagtctgaaaaatgttggaaaaaggTATGATAAAAAGACTCTGACataagtctaaacaatgtctgaaaaaggtaaaaaaaaagaagtcagaaaaatgtccccgaaaaaagtctgaaaaatgtccgtaaaaaaagtctgaaaaatgcctgaaaacatttttgaaaaaagtttgaaaaatgttggggaaaaaagtctgaaaaacaaagtctgtaaaatgttggaaaaaaatgtctgaaaaaaaaagtttgaaaaatgtagcctaaaaaatgtctaaaaagaaaagtttgaaaaatgtctgaaaacatttttgaaaaaagtctggaaaaaaagtttgaatgatgttggacaaaaaaagtctgaaaaaatgtccttaaaaaaatgttggaaaaaaagtaaacaatgtATGAAAAAGCACAACAGCTtcaaaagtttattttatttaacttcctATGCAGAGGTATATTAAAACACCCTGATACAGCGTGTGGGAATAAAGAGATTACATTCTAATCCAGAATAAATGACTCTCCAGGCACAATATTTTAcagagtgtaaaaaaaaaaaaaagcagattgaACGTTGACATCAGTCTGTTGTACAAAACATTATAAGTGCTGATGTCACTATTTATTCATCATTGAGTAACACAGATATCTTTGGTTTCTTTCTTGTTCAGCAGTGGTGGATGAGGGACTCtggacttttacttaagtagaaatACTCGAGTATTGAgaataaaatatacttaaagtaccaaaggaaaagtactcattatgcagaatcaTATCTATAATACCACTtgattataattagtgatgctttcatgtaaaggtggagctaatttcaaTTATTACTTTACacactgctgggtagcttaatctaGAATTAATAcctcataatttattagttgatttcatttttttattttttatatcctGAACCTATAGTGGTgtaaaaagaacaatatttgcctctgagttgtagtggagtagaagtgaaaagtagcataaaatggaaatactcaagtaccttaaaattgtacttaagtgcgGTACTTGTATGtgtttagttacattccacctctgTCAGGATAGACAGTCTGAAGATAGCGAACGCTAACAGCTCCATTTGGCACAGTCATGAAAGTGAAACATCCAtgattcacatttttttttcttttttctaattAAGTACAAAAATAAGTTGAAAAGACTCTGATTGTGCTCGGCAGGCCTGATCATCCTGAAAAAGTCCATGTGGAAGCAGAACTCAGTCTTGATAGCGCACCTCTGCTCGGAGTTCCTTTGTGATGTAGCCAAGCAGCGCGGCGGTGACCTGCTGCTGGAGAGTGGCGTTGCCCATCACGAGGGCGATGAGCTGGGCCGCGTCCGTCCAGTCCAGGTTGCCCAAGACGGCCGTGATGTGATTAAAGAGCATCTGTTGCTGGTTGGGAGGCAACTCCATCAGGATCTGAGGCAGAGGTCTGAACTGACCGCTGGTCAGCCAGGCGCCCAGCAGACCGCCGAATGCTCCACCTggtagagacacagagagggggggggggggtaacgGGTCTGTTAGAAAGTGTTTCATGTCCGCCTTTATCCTGATGAGCTCTGAGAGGAGCCACAGCCTCACCTGTGCTGTTCAGAGTTAACTAGGCACAGGTGAGTCCAATCAGAACACAATCAGGACTCCTATAAGTAGGAGATGAGGAGAAAATCATTTCTCTGTTTGCCCTGCATGCTACCAGCCAGACTGATCTCCTGTATTCATCGAGTGTCTTCTAAAGCGAGTTGTTCTTCATCCCTTTGTGTTCACTTTAGGACTGCTCTTGTGTAATTGGAATATTGTTTGTCTTCCAATATTACCTGACTTTGCTTTAATAATTAAGATGATTGATTAGATGCATATGCAATGCTGGTTTGTGTCATGCATCTCCCTTCGTTTGTGTATTTGATATAGATAAACCACTTGTAGTGGCATTTTGTCTGGATCCCAAAAATAAGCTACAAACGAGCTGTAGGCACAGTAACTTCAGTCTGACGCGAATGACAGGAGATGTAATCCAGTTTAAAACGTTTACTGAAAAAAGTTAGATATTACATAGTGTCACACGGTAGAAAAACGATGTGCTCCGTGCCTAACGCAGCTCTCTGCCTCCTAACTCTAAtgcacactcactctctcactataTTAAAGGGAGTATAAATCATCAAAATTcaatatacatgcatttgtctcttttacctttttaaacattacCTAAATCAGATACAATAACTagaaattatgtattttaacTTATATTCACACATCGTGGCTCTTACACAACTTGATGAGGTTAAAAGGGGAACTCATCTGAAATAAAGTCCCTTTTTGGTTGAATGTCctggctctctttctctccctaaTTCTGGTTACTTTAAGTCCATTGTCTAAATGTCCAGAGTCTCCAGCCCTCGCCACTTTGGTCACCTGAACAGGTCAGTTACAGGTTTAGTGTAAATTGAATGTAAGCATGTACTAGTAGGACGTAAACCTGCATCAAAATACAACAGAAAAGTCAATTGATTGAGGAATCTTAAAGGATAAATCTGGTGAtgtttgatatatatattttttatgagggctgtcaaagttaacacgataacgcaaattcgttttaacgccactaaatttcgcaaaataaaataataaataacgcaacttgcgatttttaggttgtagagggctcagttttaaaactagagaagatactgacatcaaacctaaggaatccattggtaccaaccatttcatactagcttgttgggaaggaggttaaataacgctccaaacttgcactaaattttggcgaggaacagCTGGactggctattttcaaaggggtcctttgacctctgacctccagatatgtgaatgaaaatgggttctatgggtacccacgagtctcccctttacagacatgcccactttatgataatcacatgcagtttggggcaagtcataatcaagtcagcacactgacatctCTAAACTAATTGTTTTGTCCGACAAAGAGTCACAAACCGAAAGCCATTATCCCGTAATCACAAAGCCCTCTGTCAGCGTGGGCTACATTTGGACCCTTTGATCAGGCAGCTGTAATAATACACAGAGGTCAGAATCAGTAGTATTTACTCTTACCAACAGCGAGCCCTGGAGGTCCGCCGAGCAGCCCGCCTACGAAGGCAGATCCTCCTGCCACCATCGCTCCTTTGGTGGAGTTCTTCACTGCCACCTTGATCTCATCGTGGGATGATATTTCACAGCACAGACGCATGACGTCGTCCATTCGTGGAGCCATCCCTGCGTTGAGACACTGACGTGACAGGAAAGAGGACAGTCAACTCTAGATCCATCTTTAAGCCTGCATGGCTTCAGGCTAGAGGAAGGACTCATTTTGCCCTACAGCTGCCGAGCCGAGTATTCACACAGATTAGACGGGGTTAGGAGGATACAGTATCTACCAAACCACCAAACCTCATCTAGTCCCtcaaataaaaaagtcaaatcaaattTTGTCTGGAataaaatttgttttttgtataatttaaaggagcagtgtgtaggatttaggaggagctattggcagaaatggaatctaATATTCatattagggctatcaatcgattcaaatatttaatcgtgattaatcgcacattttttatctgttcaaaatgtaccttaaagggagatttgtcaagtatttaatactcttatcaacaagggagtgggcaaatatgctgctttatgcaaatgcaggtatatatttattattggaaaatcaattaacaacacaaaaccctGCAaaggtcagcacactgacacactgactgctgttgttgcctgttgggctgcagtttgttacgatttaagcatattttgtatgctcaatgcagtacctgggagggtttctggacaatatctgtcattgttttgcgttGGACTTCTAACCACtagcgcactttacacttactttacactatacatatttttttaaatataattgttGTATACCTGTACTTCTCCTGCTGTC
This window of the Sebastes fasciatus isolate fSebFas1 chromosome 2, fSebFas1.pri, whole genome shotgun sequence genome carries:
- the LOC141783081 gene encoding protein C19orf12 homolog, translated to MAPRMDDVMRLCCEISSHDEIKVAVKNSTKGAMVAGGSAFVGGLLGGPPGLAVGGAFGGLLGAWLTSGQFRPLPQILMELPPNQQQMLFNHITAVLGNLDWTDAAQLIALVMGNATLQQQVTAALLGYITKELRAEVRYQD